The DNA sequence CAAACAAGGAGCGAGATTCCTGCAAAGTCCCGATGATAATCTCCATCTTGTCGGCACTATCGGAAAGCACACTTTCAGAAAATTCGATATAGGGATGGGCTTCAAGCCATTGATCGATCTCATTGGCCAAAGAATCCAATTCTGGCGTAGCTCCCCATTCCCAAGCGATCCATGAAGATGCACACGCAGCCGAAAAGTCATGAATCAAAGAGTCTGATGCCTCCTCTTTCATTCTTTTTGCAAACGCGTAGTGATTAGTCAATGCTGGCTTGAGTCGTTGCTCAAGAACTTCTGCCAATCTCTCCAAATAATCTCCTTGGTCATATTCGTTCATCTCGATCGGATTGACTGAACGAAGCTTAATGGCCATTGCTCTATAGATAGGGTGGTGCATGGCTGAGTCTACCTGCCAATATGAGAGCAAATTCAAGACTTCATTCCACTGCCATTTTCCCATTCCTTGGCCGTCCTGATCAAACTTGAGACTTTGAGCTTGCGATTCCCGAATCAGATTGGGTAGCGTCTTGATTCTTTGGATATAGGCTTCTGCATCATCTTTTCTCTCGATATGATGATCAAATACGAGGGTATTCAATTGAGAAAACGGAACTCCAGAAACGGGATTGGTAGGAAAAACCATGCAAGATTGGCTCGAAAGCTGCTTTAGCGTTTGAGCGCGATCCCTGACAAATTGCACATCTTCGGAAGCATCTCCTTCAGGAAGGGTTTCAAGCAGGAAATCGGCCCAATTGCCCAAAGCTGTCAAACCTTGTGGTCCTGTTTGAGAAAAACGATTGTTGTACAACGTTAGGGAATTTCTTTCAACAGGAAGAAGATGACTCAGCCAATCGGATTGAGCTCTCCCATGTAGCTCAATGAGTTCCTCAGAGACAACACCAAGGTCGCTCTTTCGCTCCTCATACCATCTCCAGCCGGCAAATCCCAGCCCGCTAATCACCAAAAGCGCAATCCCTACAAGGATTCCATTTCGCATTCGAGGAGCATTTCCTGAGTTCGACATAACTTCATGCTGATTGTACACCTCCCCCAATCGTGGGATCGCATATGTAGATTCCACTGGAAAGGGGGCAAGCTATTTGCCGCAAAAATAGCCAAATATCTAACGAACTGAAGGGAGGGGGCTATTTGTTCGCGCAAAAAAACATTACGAAATTCTAATCGCTTTATGCTGGAAGAACCCTCATTTGCAGTGAAATGAAACCCTCTACGCTCCCTCCCGAAAGCATGGACCGAAATGGCTTGATTGAAGAGATTAAGCGGTTGAGGGACATGGTCGATCCTTCCTTTCCCCAACCCGCCAGAAACAATTTCCATCCGTTCGGAGAAATCTTGAATGCCTGTCCCAACCTGATCACGGTGACCGATCAAGACTGCAAGATCATTTACCAAAACAGGGCTACAGGACCTCATCTCCCACTCGTCAAGCTTGGAGAAACCGTTTGCAAATTAGTCGATGAACCGGATAAGCAGAAGCTCCTAGATGCCTTCCACCTCGTGCAACAAAATCATTGCACCCAGAAGATCAAGGCGCGGAGAGTGTTTCCTGACGGAAGCGAATATTGGATTTCCCACCAAATCACCCCCCTCATTCCAAAAGACACCATTGCTGGATATCTCATCACCAGTGAGGACATCACCGGATTCTCAAGAGAAAAAGACCGCCTCATCCAAATCCATGAAGCCTTGGCTGCCAATATTCCAAGCGGCTATGTAGTGATGTTTGACCATGAATTGAGGTACTTGATCGCAGATGGAAAGGGTATGGAGCCATCCGTCAGAGCCTTGAATCCCGTCGGAAAGACCATCTATGAAATATTCCCACAGGAGATCTGTGAGCAATTTTTGGAACCCATATACCTCCCTACCCTATCCGGCAAAGCTATATCGGTCATGCAGACCTTTCAGGATCGCCACCACATGGTCAACTCCCATCCCGTGCGCGATTCTTCTGGACAAATATTCGCAGGATTGGTGATCACGCAAGAAGTGACCGATCTGAAGGATGCACAGAAGAAGCTGGAGCTTGCCAATGAATCTCTGGAACAGACCGTAGCCGCGAGAACCTCTGAATTGGAGCAACTCAATCAGGACCTCAAGGAAATGACCTCTATTTTGTCCCATGATCTGGGAGGACCGCTGAGGAGTATCCTGTCTATTTCTGATTTGTTGGAATTCGATCTACAACAACTTTCCAAGGAGCTTACCCCCAGCCTAACTCCCGGACAACTAGCTACCTTTGACCAATCGGCATCTTCTTTTCGAGAGCATATCGATC is a window from the Pontibacter sp. G13 genome containing:
- a CDS encoding DUF885 family protein, with protein sequence MSNSGNAPRMRNGILVGIALLVISGLGFAGWRWYEERKSDLGVVSEELIELHGRAQSDWLSHLLPVERNSLTLYNNRFSQTGPQGLTALGNWADFLLETLPEGDASEDVQFVRDRAQTLKQLSSQSCMVFPTNPVSGVPFSQLNTLVFDHHIERKDDAEAYIQRIKTLPNLIRESQAQSLKFDQDGQGMGKWQWNEVLNLLSYWQVDSAMHHPIYRAMAIKLRSVNPIEMNEYDQGDYLERLAEVLEQRLKPALTNHYAFAKRMKEEASDSLIHDFSAACASSWIAWEWGATPELDSLANEIDQWLEAHPYIEFSESVLSDSADKMEIIIGTLQESRSLFGGIYSEIPWQRIRQRNETHPVFPAIYMNPVSLDGARPATLHIRPDALPDREAELDMLTYEWLLPGKKFWSEQHRKVNPQSSVVELMAIPALEEGWGLYALHVLESSLQLFPEGSDLRAAYVKRMRLAAAITRAEIGWVHQNWSPAKTSEYLTSTLGCSESEAHSWLVKLESVPGRMSAGWYGYQRLLRMERFAKKHLGDKFYIREYHDFLLSLGHSSWEGLENQISD
- a CDS encoding ATP-binding protein yields the protein MKPSTLPPESMDRNGLIEEIKRLRDMVDPSFPQPARNNFHPFGEILNACPNLITVTDQDCKIIYQNRATGPHLPLVKLGETVCKLVDEPDKQKLLDAFHLVQQNHCTQKIKARRVFPDGSEYWISHQITPLIPKDTIAGYLITSEDITGFSREKDRLIQIHEALAANIPSGYVVMFDHELRYLIADGKGMEPSVRALNPVGKTIYEIFPQEICEQFLEPIYLPTLSGKAISVMQTFQDRHHMVNSHPVRDSSGQIFAGLVITQEVTDLKDAQKKLELANESLEQTVAARTSELEQLNQDLKEMTSILSHDLGGPLRSILSISDLLEFDLQQLSKELTPSLTPGQLATFDQSASSFREHIDLVNRATHQAQRLLEGVIGLAKMGRRELLFEEVDLNQILADIQDALFDQISSSGAEFDLGPLPIIQGDSLSIYQIFQNLVSNALKYRHPDRAPHLSIRAETKENQFSISVQDNGRGISQKDIPQIFQLFQRVGVQNTIGDGMGLTYTQTLVHRHQGKIFCESAIDDGTTFTVHIPKNPQLCD